A part of Antechinus flavipes isolate AdamAnt ecotype Samford, QLD, Australia chromosome 6, AdamAnt_v2, whole genome shotgun sequence genomic DNA contains:
- the LRRC56 gene encoding leucine-rich repeat-containing protein 56 isoform X3, producing the protein MVRCGLADLDGISSLRSLKELYMSYNNISDLSQICLLEHLEVLDLEGNNIENIEQVRYLSLCKKLNMLTLEGNLICLRPDPEAAQAPDYNYRAEVKKLIPHLQFLDDVPAAQTSPQAAREISEDWLIVKESIKESSADCSWFNLSRQGLSPSLRLSPNLFSPPPRPWPLPLDRLPWTIPLSSPGSPLPEGLFPEELSPDSSDSSDLTHGVSRVLCGNPIKGLQERRQKRHDHSGRTTPQPPAPGSARTQGPEELSGGEEDGLGWPQGLWAEYRSWKEEKQQQRLNMLLVGRSPPVWPQEEEEKASVGPEDQGGEEKALGPLSPAPDPSQVTGGSGPGSPLTPSSLRHPSPPPLPCPGGCPRSEFRGRRLSPNLAISPLPSPEAGPHLGERLSPFRRLTALRSPGSQGHPEHRGIRPAGGAEASEPKHSPRGLRPAPGQSPPPPPASYPQPSPLEPAFCPLRLPSAPKGAGCRQPLAMRCPKAPEKTLPPARQLASTPSALHRLPSLGPAATPPPMPPAPPARSAKS; encoded by the exons ATGGTTCGCTGCGGGCTGGCAGACTTGGACGGAATCTCTTCCCTTCGTTCTCTGAAG GAACTCTACATGTCCTACAACAACATTTCTGACCTAAGCCAGATCTGCCTGCTGGAGCACTTGGAGGTTCTGGACCTGGAGGGCAACAACATTGAGAACATCGAGCAGGTTCGGTACCTGAGTCTCTGCAAGAAGCTCAACATGCTCACTCTGGAGGGGAACCTGATCTGCCTGCGGCCAGACCCAGAAGCGGCCCAG GCCCCAGACTATAACTACAGGGCTGAGGTGAAAAAGCTCATTCCCCACCTCCAGTTCTTGGACGACGTGCCCGCCGCCCAGACTTCCCCGCAGGCCGCCCGGGAGATCAGCGAGGACTGGCTTATTGTGAAGGAGTCCATCAAGGAGTCCAGTGCAGACTGCTCATGGTTCA ACCTCTCGAGGCAAGGACTCAGCCCTAGCCTGAGGCTGTCCCCAAatctcttctccccacctccacgACCGTGGCCGCTCCCTCTGGACCGGCTGCCCTGGACGATCCCCCTCTCGTCCCCAGGGAGCCCTCTCCCAGAAGGCTTATTCCCTGAAGAGCTGAGCCCTGACTCCAGTGACTCCAGTGACCTGACCCACG GGGTCAGCCGGGTCCTCTGTGGAAACCCCATCAAAGGACTTCAGGAGCGCCGGCAGAAGCGGCAC GACCACAGCGGGCGCACAACGCCCCAGCCTCCAGCCCCGGGCTCTGCCCGCACCCAGGGACCCGAGGAGCTCTCGGGAGGGGAAGAAGACGGTTTGGGCTGGCCACAAGGTCTCTGGGCAGAGTACAGGtcttggaaggaagaaaagcagcaACA GAGGTTAAACATGCTGCTTGTGGGGAGAAGCCCCCCGGTGTGGCcccaagaggaagaggagaaagctTCGGTTGGGCCGGAGGAccaggggggagaggagaaggctCTGGGCCCCCTAAGCCCTGCTCCAG ATCCTTCCCAGGTCACAGGCGGCAGCGGGCCCGGATCTCCCCTCACCCCTTCTTCCCTCAGGCATCCATCACCTCCCCCACTGCCCTGCCCCGGTGGTTGCCCGAGGTCTGAGTTCCGGGGCAGGCGGCTATCCCCGAACCTCGCCATCAGCCCGCTGCCCAGCCCGGAGGCAGGGCCCCACCTGGGGGAGAGGCTGAGCCCCTTCAGGCGTCTCACGGCCCTGAGAAGCCCAGGGTCCCAGGGCCATCCCGAGCATCGCGGGATCAGGCCTGCCGGAGGAGCCGAAGCCTCGGAGCCCAA GCACAGCCCAAGGGGCCTCCGGCCCGCCCCGGGGCAGTCCCCGCCACCGCCTCCGGCCTCCTATCCGCAGCCATCCCCCCTGGAGCCCGCCTTCTGCCCCCTCAGACTTCCGAGCGCCCCCAAGGGAGCGGGCTGCAGGCAGCCCCTCGCCATGCGCTGCCCCAAGGCCCCGGAGAAGACGCTCCCGCCGGCCCGGCAGCTGGCCAGCACCCCCAGCGCCCTCCACCGGCTGCCCAGCCTGGGGCCCGCCGCAACCCCTCCCCCGATGCCCCCAGCACCTCCCGCCAGGAGCGCCAAGTCCTAA
- the LRRC56 gene encoding leucine-rich repeat-containing protein 56 isoform X4 has translation MDPSWERDCHGPRTGAASVHVTELSWHGLQNPRPLIKDDGIAEVLLEEFLSPSKLQALAQVEDLRQVTVLEMCVDTRENSLGNFGAHLPNLSQLKLNNSLLASIRDLGSSLSHLQILWMVRCGLADLDGISSLRSLKELYMSYNNISDLSQICLLEHLEVLDLEGNNIENIEQVRYLSLCKKLNMLTLEGNLICLRPDPEAAQAPDYNYRAEVKKLIPHLQFLDDVPAAQTSPQAAREISEDWLIVKESIKESSADCSWFNLSRQGLSPSLRLSPNLFSPPPRPWPLPLDRLPWTIPLSSPGSPLPEGLFPEELSPDSSDSSDLTHGVSRVLCGNPIKGLQERRQKRHDHSGRTTPQPPAPGSARTQGPEELSGGEEDGLGWPQGLWAEYRSWKEEKQQQSFPGHRRQRARISPHPFFPQASITSPTALPRWLPEV, from the exons ATGGACCCTTCCTGGGAGAGAGACTGCCACGGTCCTCGGACAGGAGCAGCCAGTGTGCATGTGACTGAGCTGAGCTGGCACGGCCTCCAGAACCCCAGGCCCCTGATCAAGGATGATGGCATTGCTGAAGTGCTGCTGGAGGAGTTCCTGTCTCCCTCCAAACTG CAGGCTCTGGCTCAGGTGGAGGACCTACGGCAAGTGACAGTGCTCGAGATGTGTGTGGACACACGGGAGAACAGTTTGGGAAACTTCG GTGCCCATCTGCCCAATCTGAGCCAACTGAAACTGAACAACAGCTTGCTGGCCTCCATCAG GGACCTGGGCAGCTCCCTGTCTCACCTTCAGATTCTGTGGATGGTTCGCTGCGGGCTGGCAGACTTGGACGGAATCTCTTCCCTTCGTTCTCTGAAG GAACTCTACATGTCCTACAACAACATTTCTGACCTAAGCCAGATCTGCCTGCTGGAGCACTTGGAGGTTCTGGACCTGGAGGGCAACAACATTGAGAACATCGAGCAGGTTCGGTACCTGAGTCTCTGCAAGAAGCTCAACATGCTCACTCTGGAGGGGAACCTGATCTGCCTGCGGCCAGACCCAGAAGCGGCCCAG GCCCCAGACTATAACTACAGGGCTGAGGTGAAAAAGCTCATTCCCCACCTCCAGTTCTTGGACGACGTGCCCGCCGCCCAGACTTCCCCGCAGGCCGCCCGGGAGATCAGCGAGGACTGGCTTATTGTGAAGGAGTCCATCAAGGAGTCCAGTGCAGACTGCTCATGGTTCA ACCTCTCGAGGCAAGGACTCAGCCCTAGCCTGAGGCTGTCCCCAAatctcttctccccacctccacgACCGTGGCCGCTCCCTCTGGACCGGCTGCCCTGGACGATCCCCCTCTCGTCCCCAGGGAGCCCTCTCCCAGAAGGCTTATTCCCTGAAGAGCTGAGCCCTGACTCCAGTGACTCCAGTGACCTGACCCACG GGGTCAGCCGGGTCCTCTGTGGAAACCCCATCAAAGGACTTCAGGAGCGCCGGCAGAAGCGGCAC GACCACAGCGGGCGCACAACGCCCCAGCCTCCAGCCCCGGGCTCTGCCCGCACCCAGGGACCCGAGGAGCTCTCGGGAGGGGAAGAAGACGGTTTGGGCTGGCCACAAGGTCTCTGGGCAGAGTACAGGtcttggaaggaagaaaagcagcaACA ATCCTTCCCAGGTCACAGGCGGCAGCGGGCCCGGATCTCCCCTCACCCCTTCTTCCCTCAGGCATCCATCACCTCCCCCACTGCCCTGCCCCGGTGGTTGCCCGAGGTCTGA
- the LRRC56 gene encoding leucine-rich repeat-containing protein 56 isoform X2 yields the protein MDPSWERDCHGPRTGAASVHVTELSWHGLQNPRPLIKDDGIAEVLLEEFLSPSKLALAQVEDLRQVTVLEMCVDTRENSLGNFGAHLPNLSQLKLNNSLLASIRDLGSSLSHLQILWMVRCGLADLDGISSLRSLKELYMSYNNISDLSQICLLEHLEVLDLEGNNIENIEQVRYLSLCKKLNMLTLEGNLICLRPDPEAAQAPDYNYRAEVKKLIPHLQFLDDVPAAQTSPQAAREISEDWLIVKESIKESSADCSWFNLSRQGLSPSLRLSPNLFSPPPRPWPLPLDRLPWTIPLSSPGSPLPEGLFPEELSPDSSDSSDLTHGVSRVLCGNPIKGLQERRQKRHDHSGRTTPQPPAPGSARTQGPEELSGGEEDGLGWPQGLWAEYRSWKEEKQQQRLNMLLVGRSPPVWPQEEEEKASVGPEDQGGEEKALGPLSPAPDPSQVTGGSGPGSPLTPSSLRHPSPPPLPCPGGCPRSEFRGRRLSPNLAISPLPSPEAGPHLGERLSPFRRLTALRSPGSQGHPEHRGIRPAGGAEASEPKHSPRGLRPAPGQSPPPPPASYPQPSPLEPAFCPLRLPSAPKGAGCRQPLAMRCPKAPEKTLPPARQLASTPSALHRLPSLGPAATPPPMPPAPPARSAKS from the exons ATGGACCCTTCCTGGGAGAGAGACTGCCACGGTCCTCGGACAGGAGCAGCCAGTGTGCATGTGACTGAGCTGAGCTGGCACGGCCTCCAGAACCCCAGGCCCCTGATCAAGGATGATGGCATTGCTGAAGTGCTGCTGGAGGAGTTCCTGTCTCCCTCCAAACTG GCTCTGGCTCAGGTGGAGGACCTACGGCAAGTGACAGTGCTCGAGATGTGTGTGGACACACGGGAGAACAGTTTGGGAAACTTCG GTGCCCATCTGCCCAATCTGAGCCAACTGAAACTGAACAACAGCTTGCTGGCCTCCATCAG GGACCTGGGCAGCTCCCTGTCTCACCTTCAGATTCTGTGGATGGTTCGCTGCGGGCTGGCAGACTTGGACGGAATCTCTTCCCTTCGTTCTCTGAAG GAACTCTACATGTCCTACAACAACATTTCTGACCTAAGCCAGATCTGCCTGCTGGAGCACTTGGAGGTTCTGGACCTGGAGGGCAACAACATTGAGAACATCGAGCAGGTTCGGTACCTGAGTCTCTGCAAGAAGCTCAACATGCTCACTCTGGAGGGGAACCTGATCTGCCTGCGGCCAGACCCAGAAGCGGCCCAG GCCCCAGACTATAACTACAGGGCTGAGGTGAAAAAGCTCATTCCCCACCTCCAGTTCTTGGACGACGTGCCCGCCGCCCAGACTTCCCCGCAGGCCGCCCGGGAGATCAGCGAGGACTGGCTTATTGTGAAGGAGTCCATCAAGGAGTCCAGTGCAGACTGCTCATGGTTCA ACCTCTCGAGGCAAGGACTCAGCCCTAGCCTGAGGCTGTCCCCAAatctcttctccccacctccacgACCGTGGCCGCTCCCTCTGGACCGGCTGCCCTGGACGATCCCCCTCTCGTCCCCAGGGAGCCCTCTCCCAGAAGGCTTATTCCCTGAAGAGCTGAGCCCTGACTCCAGTGACTCCAGTGACCTGACCCACG GGGTCAGCCGGGTCCTCTGTGGAAACCCCATCAAAGGACTTCAGGAGCGCCGGCAGAAGCGGCAC GACCACAGCGGGCGCACAACGCCCCAGCCTCCAGCCCCGGGCTCTGCCCGCACCCAGGGACCCGAGGAGCTCTCGGGAGGGGAAGAAGACGGTTTGGGCTGGCCACAAGGTCTCTGGGCAGAGTACAGGtcttggaaggaagaaaagcagcaACA GAGGTTAAACATGCTGCTTGTGGGGAGAAGCCCCCCGGTGTGGCcccaagaggaagaggagaaagctTCGGTTGGGCCGGAGGAccaggggggagaggagaaggctCTGGGCCCCCTAAGCCCTGCTCCAG ATCCTTCCCAGGTCACAGGCGGCAGCGGGCCCGGATCTCCCCTCACCCCTTCTTCCCTCAGGCATCCATCACCTCCCCCACTGCCCTGCCCCGGTGGTTGCCCGAGGTCTGAGTTCCGGGGCAGGCGGCTATCCCCGAACCTCGCCATCAGCCCGCTGCCCAGCCCGGAGGCAGGGCCCCACCTGGGGGAGAGGCTGAGCCCCTTCAGGCGTCTCACGGCCCTGAGAAGCCCAGGGTCCCAGGGCCATCCCGAGCATCGCGGGATCAGGCCTGCCGGAGGAGCCGAAGCCTCGGAGCCCAA GCACAGCCCAAGGGGCCTCCGGCCCGCCCCGGGGCAGTCCCCGCCACCGCCTCCGGCCTCCTATCCGCAGCCATCCCCCCTGGAGCCCGCCTTCTGCCCCCTCAGACTTCCGAGCGCCCCCAAGGGAGCGGGCTGCAGGCAGCCCCTCGCCATGCGCTGCCCCAAGGCCCCGGAGAAGACGCTCCCGCCGGCCCGGCAGCTGGCCAGCACCCCCAGCGCCCTCCACCGGCTGCCCAGCCTGGGGCCCGCCGCAACCCCTCCCCCGATGCCCCCAGCACCTCCCGCCAGGAGCGCCAAGTCCTAA
- the LRRC56 gene encoding leucine-rich repeat-containing protein 56 isoform X1, protein MDPSWERDCHGPRTGAASVHVTELSWHGLQNPRPLIKDDGIAEVLLEEFLSPSKLQALAQVEDLRQVTVLEMCVDTRENSLGNFGAHLPNLSQLKLNNSLLASIRDLGSSLSHLQILWMVRCGLADLDGISSLRSLKELYMSYNNISDLSQICLLEHLEVLDLEGNNIENIEQVRYLSLCKKLNMLTLEGNLICLRPDPEAAQAPDYNYRAEVKKLIPHLQFLDDVPAAQTSPQAAREISEDWLIVKESIKESSADCSWFNLSRQGLSPSLRLSPNLFSPPPRPWPLPLDRLPWTIPLSSPGSPLPEGLFPEELSPDSSDSSDLTHGVSRVLCGNPIKGLQERRQKRHDHSGRTTPQPPAPGSARTQGPEELSGGEEDGLGWPQGLWAEYRSWKEEKQQQRLNMLLVGRSPPVWPQEEEEKASVGPEDQGGEEKALGPLSPAPDPSQVTGGSGPGSPLTPSSLRHPSPPPLPCPGGCPRSEFRGRRLSPNLAISPLPSPEAGPHLGERLSPFRRLTALRSPGSQGHPEHRGIRPAGGAEASEPKHSPRGLRPAPGQSPPPPPASYPQPSPLEPAFCPLRLPSAPKGAGCRQPLAMRCPKAPEKTLPPARQLASTPSALHRLPSLGPAATPPPMPPAPPARSAKS, encoded by the exons ATGGACCCTTCCTGGGAGAGAGACTGCCACGGTCCTCGGACAGGAGCAGCCAGTGTGCATGTGACTGAGCTGAGCTGGCACGGCCTCCAGAACCCCAGGCCCCTGATCAAGGATGATGGCATTGCTGAAGTGCTGCTGGAGGAGTTCCTGTCTCCCTCCAAACTG CAGGCTCTGGCTCAGGTGGAGGACCTACGGCAAGTGACAGTGCTCGAGATGTGTGTGGACACACGGGAGAACAGTTTGGGAAACTTCG GTGCCCATCTGCCCAATCTGAGCCAACTGAAACTGAACAACAGCTTGCTGGCCTCCATCAG GGACCTGGGCAGCTCCCTGTCTCACCTTCAGATTCTGTGGATGGTTCGCTGCGGGCTGGCAGACTTGGACGGAATCTCTTCCCTTCGTTCTCTGAAG GAACTCTACATGTCCTACAACAACATTTCTGACCTAAGCCAGATCTGCCTGCTGGAGCACTTGGAGGTTCTGGACCTGGAGGGCAACAACATTGAGAACATCGAGCAGGTTCGGTACCTGAGTCTCTGCAAGAAGCTCAACATGCTCACTCTGGAGGGGAACCTGATCTGCCTGCGGCCAGACCCAGAAGCGGCCCAG GCCCCAGACTATAACTACAGGGCTGAGGTGAAAAAGCTCATTCCCCACCTCCAGTTCTTGGACGACGTGCCCGCCGCCCAGACTTCCCCGCAGGCCGCCCGGGAGATCAGCGAGGACTGGCTTATTGTGAAGGAGTCCATCAAGGAGTCCAGTGCAGACTGCTCATGGTTCA ACCTCTCGAGGCAAGGACTCAGCCCTAGCCTGAGGCTGTCCCCAAatctcttctccccacctccacgACCGTGGCCGCTCCCTCTGGACCGGCTGCCCTGGACGATCCCCCTCTCGTCCCCAGGGAGCCCTCTCCCAGAAGGCTTATTCCCTGAAGAGCTGAGCCCTGACTCCAGTGACTCCAGTGACCTGACCCACG GGGTCAGCCGGGTCCTCTGTGGAAACCCCATCAAAGGACTTCAGGAGCGCCGGCAGAAGCGGCAC GACCACAGCGGGCGCACAACGCCCCAGCCTCCAGCCCCGGGCTCTGCCCGCACCCAGGGACCCGAGGAGCTCTCGGGAGGGGAAGAAGACGGTTTGGGCTGGCCACAAGGTCTCTGGGCAGAGTACAGGtcttggaaggaagaaaagcagcaACA GAGGTTAAACATGCTGCTTGTGGGGAGAAGCCCCCCGGTGTGGCcccaagaggaagaggagaaagctTCGGTTGGGCCGGAGGAccaggggggagaggagaaggctCTGGGCCCCCTAAGCCCTGCTCCAG ATCCTTCCCAGGTCACAGGCGGCAGCGGGCCCGGATCTCCCCTCACCCCTTCTTCCCTCAGGCATCCATCACCTCCCCCACTGCCCTGCCCCGGTGGTTGCCCGAGGTCTGAGTTCCGGGGCAGGCGGCTATCCCCGAACCTCGCCATCAGCCCGCTGCCCAGCCCGGAGGCAGGGCCCCACCTGGGGGAGAGGCTGAGCCCCTTCAGGCGTCTCACGGCCCTGAGAAGCCCAGGGTCCCAGGGCCATCCCGAGCATCGCGGGATCAGGCCTGCCGGAGGAGCCGAAGCCTCGGAGCCCAA GCACAGCCCAAGGGGCCTCCGGCCCGCCCCGGGGCAGTCCCCGCCACCGCCTCCGGCCTCCTATCCGCAGCCATCCCCCCTGGAGCCCGCCTTCTGCCCCCTCAGACTTCCGAGCGCCCCCAAGGGAGCGGGCTGCAGGCAGCCCCTCGCCATGCGCTGCCCCAAGGCCCCGGAGAAGACGCTCCCGCCGGCCCGGCAGCTGGCCAGCACCCCCAGCGCCCTCCACCGGCTGCCCAGCCTGGGGCCCGCCGCAACCCCTCCCCCGATGCCCCCAGCACCTCCCGCCAGGAGCGCCAAGTCCTAA